Below is a window of Lodderomyces elongisporus chromosome 3, complete sequence DNA.
AACTTTTTTGGAACCGTTGGTGAGAACAAGCTACCAGAAGTTGAAGATATCACAATGGACAAGGCAAGCAAAAAGCCCTTGAGACGCAGTAGCGGTGGCGGTTTCTTACTCCAGGACAAGAACGTTTCCACCCATTTGATCCGTAATGCATTGTCCAATGGTGGatcaaaagaacaaacatCGATGATTATCTCGATACCAAACCCAGTGTCAAGAAGGTATAGAGATGACTTGACAGTGACTGTGGTATTCTTTGGTGCGAATCCAATGATGGACGGTAGTACTGGCGGAGTTAATGAGGCAGGTAAGTTGGAGATCAATGCTGAAGCAACTGCTGGTGGTCCCGACGCATCAAAGCCAAAGTTGTGATGCTAGACatattgaaataaaaaagaaataagcAGTATAAAAGGCTTTGTAGAGTATACGAATACACGAtgaagatttttttttcatttgagGTTCAGAgggagaaacaaaagaaaatgcagAGACAAAAGGTGAGCGCTTAACATCTACTCGAAACCCATGTGTTTTCACCTTTGCTAAAATTTGCTTcaattctctctctcttttttttttttttttgtttttattttttcattttcttcgtAGTTGAAGTTCTCTTGAAGTAGAAAATGTGGGGTATGTTGGGAAGGAGGGGAAGGCAAGACACTGTGAACCACGGCAttaatttccaattttttttgtgcggccaaaattggaaaggaaaaaaaaaataataataaaaaaaaataaaaaaaataatatacaaaaaaaaaagaagtacaAATGAATTCCATTGAGAATTTAATTAATCATTTGCCGCGGGGCGAGGGGAGGGGAGGGGAAAGGAAATAATGTGGTGTGGTGTGGAGGGGGAAGGGGCGACGGagaacatttttttttttttcaaatttcaattacaacaagaaaaagaacattcATTGTATTAATTTTCATACATTCAGATTTCATTTCCAATTCTTTAATATGTCAAAGCCTAGTCAAGATAAGCAGAGCACGAGTGCAAAGAATGATACTGTTCATACCGGTGAACAAGTGTTGACAAAGTCAACGGACCAATTGAGTCAACCAACTGCTGATTCTGCTCCTGATCCTGCTCCTGATCCCACTATCACATCCTCTTCTCAaccttcaacaacaacaacaactgcagcATCATCCAAGGCTAAGCAAGAGACAAAGCCATCAAGTACTGATGACGTAGATGATCTTGACGATTTGTTAGATGATTTTGCTGATGATGTGCTAAGCAAACCACCAGGTTCGACAATCGAGAACCAATCCCAAACCGAAAAGAGCAATGCTACCACAGGTGTCCAACGTGATTCGGAAACACCAAGAAAGGATCCAACAAACCCACTTGGCGAAGATTTTCAAAAGTCTATTGCCGAGTTGATGAAGGATATGAATATAGAAGATCCCGAAACGCAAGAGCAATTTGCTACCTTGGTCAGTCAGTTTGAAACTGAGCATAGAGaggaagttgaaaaagagtCAGCCAAACCTGCAAATTTCGAATACGTGATGAAGGAGACAATGGAGAGGTTGCGTAAATCTGGAGAAGATATCGACTCAAAGATCAAGAATGATCATTTGGGCTCAAACCCAGAAGATTTATTAACACAACTACTTGCTGGAATGGGCGAGAATGGGTTGGGCGGTGCTGGTGATATGGATATGAGCAAACTATTGGTTGAAATGTTAGAGCAGTTGAGCTCCAAGGAGGTTTTGTATGAGCCCATCAAAGACCTTAATCAAAAATTCCCCGAGTACTTGAAGGAGAATAAAGACAAGTTGGAAAGCCTGAAATATGACAACTACAATAAGCAATATGAAATCACGCAAGAGATTGTCGATATCTTTGAAAGCAAGGATTATAGCGACGCTAACAAGCAGCAGCGTGACCAGGTTAATACGCTTTTGGAGTCACTACAAGAATTGGGACAACCACCAGTGGATTTGGTaggagaaggagagggATTTTTACCAGGtcttggtggtggtggtggtgctgctgctgcaggAGGTGTAGGTGGCAATGACGCATTTGCTTTCAACGACAAGGATTTGCCGcctaattttgaaaaaaatttacaagAAGGATGCCAGCAACAATAGTAGTTACCAGGAGTGTCTAGAGAAGTACTGGTCGCGGTAGATGACGAAATTGTTATGTTTTGTAATTGATGAAGCAAGCTTATATACTAATTCCTGATTTCCTAGAAAAAGCCCTGTAGTAATCCAACATCTCTGGACTTATGTTTCTGGAGATACCCTTTAGagcattttcaaaatgtctATTCTCAACACGATTCGCGTCCCTTGATTCCATTATGGCATTGAGACCAGCTTCCTGACATAATAATGTAACTTCAGCACCTGAACACCCCGAGGTAAGCTCGGCGTATTTATTCAAATCGACGTCATCGCCCAAATTGAATCGACGAGAACAATTTTTGAGTATTTGTAATCTAGCCTCGAGATCTGGCGGAGCAACATATATATGCCTGTCCAATCTTCCAGGACGGAGCAAAGCAGGATCAATCTCAGATGGTTTATTTGTAGCGCCTACTATAACAACCCCTTTGAGCTCTTCAACACCATCGATCTCATTCAATAATGAAGTAAGAACATTCTTTGAGGCCGATGTGCCATCTTGGTCTCTGTCGCCTGCTATTGCGTCGATTTCATCTAGAAAGATTATAGATGGCGCGGCAGCCCTCGCTTTGCGGAACATCTCTCTAATTGCACGTTCACTTTCACCAACATATTTGTTGAATATCTCAGGACCCTTGATCGCCAAAAAGTTCAAACCAGATTCAGTGGCAAGCGCCTTTGCCGCAAGCGTCTTTGAACAACCTGGCGGGCCATACAAAAGCACACCCTTGGGAGACTTTACTCCCAAGTTGGCAAACGACGAAGCAGCCTCGAGCGGCAATTGAACAACTTCCTTTAGTTTCCGCTTCAACTCTTGTTGACCACCTATATCTGACCAACGAACTTGCGGTGTCTCCAAAAATA
It encodes the following:
- the PEX19 gene encoding Peroxisome chaperone and import receptor (BUSCO:EOG092635SS), which encodes MSKPSQDKQSTSAKNDTVHTGEQVLTKSTDQLSQPTADSAPDPAPDPTITSSSQPSTTTTTAASSKAKQETKPSSTDDVDDLDDLLDDFADDVLSKPPGSTIENQSQTEKSNATTGVQRDSETPRKDPTNPLGEDFQKSIAELMKDMNIEDPETQEQFATLVSQFETEHREEVEKESAKPANFEYVMKETMERLRKSGEDIDSKIKNDHLGSNPEDLLTQLLAGMGENGLGGAGDMDMSKLLVEMLEQLSSKEVLYEPIKDLNQKFPEYLKENKDKLESSKYDNYNKQYEITQEIVDIFESKDYSDANKQQRDQVNTLLESLQELGQPPVDLVGEGEGFLPGLGGGGGAAAAGGVGGNDAFAFNDKDLPPNFEKNLQEGCQQQ